Proteins encoded in a region of the Roseateles sp. SL47 genome:
- a CDS encoding ImpA family metalloprotease, which produces MTTLRQALRVASLLAAAAMATLAGCGGGSGNGNSGNTGPDGGNGSGTGNASDVRLAAALASGDPTGLASTDTATLLERAIAEATSRRQAESAVLSAVYGDGKSSLDLSLNIGTNSASITPLSSTTAVALIQSDNGNGLAAVTVDGKGRGLAYGADVLQWMSASAKEQQHYPQFLSSFKWLLTGSGSGTLPSSLKFATAGYNASTVKNFLTRAGTTGEAVDCAVADPANTCWNTVDLVVMGGSVTASSGLTALIRSYLAAGKAVIYMHPNWGQSAGGSQVLAGLGMKLGGYPGNYFAAAAGVSVSASRTVADVLNAKTTLSELPAALKLLQASSLSLDLQADTSALAPFSAMLAELGNLQSSGVALFNDDSRFLLHRLLVLWADQQRPTLVYGKLSRSDAVNFVRTYATDAFVWFARSATKAATAGQGDYMPASAQTLTPSTTAEELRITLPQASGTTLIGRGALPASGVQVEVVEAAGATLGLQTSLLRSWGNPLNDDEDTYARPLRPHSFNIPLSTTGPTAFVSPNGGPLMLSYSGATPNTVVTLRIKGVTRYAHFDYANPMSDADVADAVAALNAGTYGWQTTKVVGGEVQQIMAYAKSTIGSLSPSVYANTHIRDGLFMSNHLTNGYNDAGMSAKVTSLCASFGWTCTGSLHDTPSVQHFVGWIATCGYLCSGNPIDGYAGIGLGWGYAHELGHNTVQRVMRMVPEGTTGCSTECDNNLLASATALRAYALWGMEFSGDHPLDHAGLYAALKTNRATGLSGDALLADQTTRIWNNSHQDIMRSVHFQLAFLFSKYRSGVAQPTLDSTLDYFSLLTKGDRLVSKAFSAATASSYGMGRYTTNGITNHDLLYVLSSKIIGQDLRKVFWMYGLPLSDTALGSVADLSLPMAPRSFYALPAGKHNQLATGQWLDVETSVPAWPY; this is translated from the coding sequence CCCCACGGGCCTGGCCAGCACCGACACCGCCACCCTCCTGGAACGGGCGATTGCGGAGGCCACCAGCCGCCGCCAGGCCGAAAGCGCCGTCCTGTCGGCGGTGTATGGGGATGGCAAGAGTTCCCTGGACCTGTCGCTCAACATCGGCACCAACAGCGCCAGCATCACGCCGCTGAGTTCCACCACTGCAGTGGCGCTCATCCAGTCCGACAACGGCAATGGCCTGGCCGCCGTCACGGTGGACGGCAAGGGCCGGGGTCTGGCCTATGGCGCCGACGTGCTGCAGTGGATGTCCGCCAGCGCCAAGGAACAGCAGCACTATCCGCAGTTCCTGAGCAGCTTCAAATGGTTGCTGACCGGCAGCGGTAGCGGCACGTTGCCTTCCAGCCTGAAGTTCGCCACTGCGGGCTACAACGCCAGCACCGTCAAGAACTTTCTCACCCGCGCCGGCACCACCGGAGAGGCGGTGGACTGCGCCGTGGCCGACCCGGCCAACACCTGCTGGAACACCGTGGACCTGGTGGTGATGGGCGGCAGTGTGACCGCCAGTTCGGGCTTGACCGCGCTGATCCGCAGCTATCTCGCGGCGGGCAAGGCGGTGATCTACATGCATCCCAACTGGGGCCAATCGGCCGGTGGGTCGCAGGTGCTGGCGGGCCTGGGCATGAAGCTGGGGGGCTATCCGGGCAACTACTTCGCTGCTGCGGCCGGGGTGTCTGTTTCTGCCAGCCGCACGGTGGCCGATGTGCTCAATGCCAAGACCACGCTGAGCGAACTGCCGGCGGCGCTGAAGCTGCTGCAGGCCAGCAGCCTCTCGCTCGACCTCCAGGCCGATACCAGCGCGCTGGCGCCGTTCAGCGCCATGCTGGCCGAACTGGGCAACCTGCAAAGCAGCGGTGTGGCGCTGTTTAATGACGACAGCCGCTTCCTGCTGCACCGCTTGCTGGTGCTCTGGGCCGACCAGCAGCGTCCCACCCTGGTCTATGGCAAGCTCAGCCGCAGCGATGCGGTGAACTTTGTCCGCACCTACGCCACCGACGCTTTTGTGTGGTTTGCCCGCAGCGCCACCAAGGCCGCCACGGCCGGGCAGGGCGACTACATGCCGGCCAGCGCCCAGACCCTCACCCCCAGCACCACCGCTGAAGAGCTGCGCATCACGCTGCCGCAGGCCAGCGGCACGACATTGATCGGCCGAGGCGCATTGCCGGCGAGCGGCGTGCAGGTGGAGGTGGTGGAGGCTGCGGGTGCTACGTTGGGCCTGCAAACCAGCCTGCTGCGTAGCTGGGGCAACCCGCTCAACGACGACGAGGACACCTATGCCCGCCCGTTGCGTCCGCACTCGTTCAACATCCCGCTGAGCACCACCGGCCCCACGGCCTTTGTGTCGCCCAACGGCGGGCCGCTGATGCTGAGCTACAGCGGGGCCACGCCCAATACGGTGGTGACCCTGCGGATCAAGGGCGTGACGCGCTATGCCCACTTCGACTATGCCAATCCGATGAGCGATGCCGATGTGGCCGATGCGGTCGCCGCGCTGAATGCGGGCACCTACGGCTGGCAGACGACCAAGGTGGTGGGCGGTGAAGTGCAGCAGATCATGGCCTATGCCAAGAGCACCATCGGCAGCCTGTCACCGTCGGTCTATGCCAACACGCACATCCGTGATGGGCTCTTCATGAGCAACCATCTCACCAACGGCTACAACGATGCCGGCATGAGCGCCAAGGTCACCAGCCTGTGTGCCAGCTTCGGCTGGACCTGCACCGGCAGCCTGCACGACACGCCGTCCGTGCAGCACTTCGTCGGCTGGATCGCCACCTGCGGTTACCTGTGTTCCGGCAACCCGATCGATGGTTATGCCGGCATCGGCCTGGGTTGGGGCTATGCCCATGAGCTGGGCCACAACACCGTGCAACGGGTGATGCGCATGGTGCCGGAGGGCACCACCGGCTGCAGCACCGAATGCGACAACAACCTGCTGGCCAGCGCCACCGCCTTGCGGGCCTATGCGCTGTGGGGGATGGAGTTCAGCGGTGACCATCCGCTGGACCATGCCGGTCTGTATGCCGCCCTGAAGACCAATCGGGCCACCGGCCTGAGTGGCGACGCTCTGTTGGCGGACCAGACCACCCGCATCTGGAACAACAGCCACCAGGACATCATGCGTTCGGTGCATTTCCAGCTGGCCTTCCTGTTCAGCAAATATCGCAGCGGTGTGGCGCAACCCACACTGGACAGCACGCTGGACTATTTCAGCCTGCTGACCAAGGGCGACCGTCTGGTGAGCAAAGCCTTCAGCGCGGCCACCGCCAGCAGCTATGGGATGGGGCGCTACACCACCAACGGCATCACCAACCACGACCTGCTGTATGTGCTCAGCTCCAAGATCATCGGCCAGGATTTGCGCAAGGTGTTCTGGATGTATGGGCTGCCGTTGAGCGACACGGCCCTGGGCTCGGTGGCTGACCTGAGCTTGCCGATGGCTCCGCGCAGCTTCTATGCGCTACCGGCAGGCAAGCACAATCAGCTGGCCACGGGGCAATGGCTGGATGTGGAAACAAGCGTGCCGGCCTGGCCCTATTGA